The region AAGTGGAGATGTCTGGAGACTGTGTCCACGTGACCTACAGGACACCTGACCCTCTGCAGCCCAGGGCACGGCTGACTGCAGATTTTGTGGTGGTAGCCATCACTGCCAAGGCTGCCCGGCTCCTCCGAttccagccatctctctctctaaaCAAGCAGGATGCTCTGCGCTCTGTCCACTATAATAGTGCCACCAAAGTGATCCTGGCCTGCACACATCGTTTCTGGGAACGAGATGGCATTTTTAGTGGAAAGTCTAGCACTGACCGGCCTTCCCGCTTCATCTACTATCCCAACCACATCTTCCCCAATGGTGCAGGTGTCATCCTTGCGTCTTATACCCTGGATGATGACTCCGTGTTCTTCACAGCCCTGGACCACAATCGGGTAGTGGACATTGTTCTGGATGACCTTGCTGCTATTCACAATCACAACAAAGAGGAACTCCGTACCATCTGTCCCTACTTCACAGTCAAGAACTGGAGCCAGGACCCCTATTCCATGGGTGGCTTTGCCTTCTTCACCCCTTACCAATACGTGGACTATGCCCAGGAACTCAGCCAGCCGGAAGGGCCCGTCTTTTTCGCAGGTGAGCACACAGATATGCCCCATGGCTGGATTGACACTGCTATTAAGTCAGGGCTCAGGGTGGCAAAGAACATTCAGGAGGCTGTGGACTTGGCTTTGACAAGGAACCCCAGAAACACAAAGGAACACTTCTACAAAAGTGAGCTGTAAACAGCCATATGGGCCTCAGGAACTGGGGTGACTCCAAACAAGCTTGTCCATCGGGAGATGATGCAAAACCCACTCTCACCTGTCTTCACCTTTGCTCAGAGATTTGACCCAAGACCCATGACCGGATCCCCAGGGTAACAGACCGTGCATGACCCCTGTATTTATGACAGTAGCTCAGGAAGAACTTGTGGCCCGGGATAAAAACAATAAAGCAACAGTTGAATTCACctatcactgttttatttttatttacaaatttttaaacttaaattttatttattcagtgtgtgtgtgtgtgtgtgtgtgtgtgtgtgtgtgt is a window of Onychomys torridus unplaced genomic scaffold, mOncTor1.1, whole genome shotgun sequence DNA encoding:
- the LOC118576493 gene encoding L-amino-acid oxidase-like — translated: FDEIVGGFDQLPQALHNSLLPGTVWFYSPAEEVEMSGDCVHVTYRTPDPLQPRARLTADFVVVAITAKAARLLRFQPSLSLNKQDALRSVHYNSATKVILACTHRFWERDGIFSGKSSTDRPSRFIYYPNHIFPNGAGVILASYTLDDDSVFFTALDHNRVVDIVLDDLAAIHNHNKEELRTICPYFTVKNWSQDPYSMGGFAFFTPYQYVDYAQELSQPEGPVFFAGEHTDMPHGWIDTAIKSGLRVAKNIQEAVDLALTRNPRNTKEHFYKSEL